The Apium graveolens cultivar Ventura unplaced genomic scaffold, ASM990537v1 ctg7795, whole genome shotgun sequence genomic sequence AAAGATATTGTACCAATTACAGCGGCTTTATTTGTGGCTCATTTGTTTCAAAGGTATGATTCGTTCACGGTTGATTCTTCTGGCTCCAAGATCACATCACTTGAAAAGGCTAAAAATATATGATCTCGCATCGAATTATGTTCGTGTTGGAATTTGGAAGGGAAACATATGGTTGAAAAATATATTCTTCTGtgaatatatttaattattatttgttttttaaaatttatcgTTGGAATAAAAGAACTAAACATTATGGTGTTTGGGTTAGGTGAAATGCCAGcaattttttgtatttttttaggTAATTACTTTGAAAGTGTATTTGTTTTGCGGTGCTCAATTATTCGCAACTGATtgtatatgaatatatattttttaagtatatataatgAAATAATATTAGATTTGTTAATGCTGGAATTACAGTTCAAATTTATGAGatcaaaatttatttataaaatataatttgtAATAATTTTAAGTTTCTTGCATTATAGTTTTAATTAACACGTTATAATAATTAGGAGAAAAAACAATATTGACTATTTTTGAACTTAAGTAGCGAGTTGCCACATTCACCTTTGAGGTGTTGTTAAACAAAATATCTCAACTGGATATTATTCAACAAAATTCAACTCCATTAATGATTAAACTAATAAAGTAGTTGCACCAAAAAATAAAACTATCCATTAAGAATAAAAACACATTATAACTCAGAACAAAATCTATACTGTACTATATTATTATACTATaatattataagcgaaacatgatTTTATTTGGCCAGTGGGTTAACACCTTCCTACAAAGTaggttaacaccttccaaaataatgtttaaacaaatatattttaattaaaaaaattaaatcatgtaactaatataactacaaactttACGAATTATTATCAAAATTAATTTCTCATCGCACTCAACCTCTTTTTTGTTACCTCTTTTGCAGGGAACCAAAcacttttaaaattaattttagtaattcaaattattatataacaaaataataataaatcaagaaaaagattaaaaaatattaaaaaacaaTATCAAATCACCCACATACTCAACTGCTACTCAAGACTTCTACTTTCCCGTAAGCTCCACACCTTTTTAAGATTtcaactatctaaattttgaatctTTCGATAATATAACACATACAAAATAATGCATGaatattttaacttcattaatcttaatattattattattattttataatttattttttttataaaatattcaaagaataaaattacaaatattataattagtCCGTGGATCGCACAGATTATACGCTAGTATTAATGAATAATGTCCAAAATAAGTAGGGAGGATATGTGTACACACTAAATATATATGGTTGCTGAGTTGTCTTTCAAAGAGTTTACGGGTGCTGTGAAGTAAATGCACCGGGATAAAGTTAGTAGTTCGGATGGTCTTACTCCTGCCTTTTCCCCAGAATTTCTGGCCTACTTTAGGTAAGGAGGTTTTTATTTGCTGCTGAGAATGGTTGAAGAATAATTCTTTTCCAGCTAATCTCAATGATACTAATGTAGTACTCATCCCTAGAAAACAAAATGCTTGTCGATTAAAAGACCTTCGCCCTATAGCTTTGTGCAATGTATTGTACAAGATTTTGTCTAAAGTTTTGGCCAACCGTTTGGAGCGCATTCTTCCCCAGATTATTACAGAAAATCAAGCTGCGTTTGTGCCTGGTAGATGCATCAATGATAACGTCTTTATTTCTTTTGAGCTCATCCACTTTATTAAGAAATCAAATCGAGGGAGGGAAGGTGATGTGGCTCTAAAATTGGATATTTCAAAGGCTTATGATAGAGTTGATTGGAAATATTTAAGGAAAATGATGCATGTGATGGGATTCTGTTCTCAATGGGTCAACTGGATGATGTTGTGCGTAAGGACAGTTTCGTATGAATTTTGTTTTAATGGTGCATCAATTGGTCCTATTATTCCTTCTCTTGGAATTCGTCAGGGGATCCCCTTTCTCCCTACTTGTTTCTCTTTTGTGGAGAGGGGTTGTCATTAGCTCTCTCTAAAGCTGTCGCGGAGGAAACCATTCATGGTATGAAAGTAAGTAATTCTGCTCCAGTAATCTCACATCTTATATTTGCGGATGACTCTTTTTTATTCTTTCGTGCAAATCAGCATGAGACAGAAATTGTTAAGCACATCCTGGATGAGTATGCTCGACTCTCAGGATAATCTATCAATTATCAGAAATCTGGGGTTTTCTTCGGTTCGAATGTTAGGCAGGATAAACATGCTGCAATATCAAGTATATTGGGCGTTAACAATGATCTTCAGTCTGGTTTGTATCTAGGCTTACCTTCTCTGGTTGGACGGTCTAAGAAGCGAGTTTTTGATTTTATTAAAGAGAGAATGTGGAAACGACTTCAAGGTTGGAAAGCCAAGAAAATATCTCGTATTGGTAAAATAGTTTTGATTAAAAATGTTGCAACGACCATCCCATCGTATTGTATGTCGTCCTTCCTTTTGCCGCAATCGATGTGTCATGATATGGAGGTAATGTTGAATAAGTATTGGTGGCAATCGGGATCTACAGACAACAAGGGCATCAACTAGATTGCTTGGGATGGTTTGAGCATGTCAAAGTGTCAAGGAAGGTTGGCATTCAGGAATCTTTATGGATATAACATCACTATTATGGCTAAGCATGTCTGGAAGTTCATTCATATTCTAAATTCTCTTATTTCACggttttttaaatcaaaatatttcCCGGATTCTCATATTTGCAGGCACAAGGAATACCAAGTGCTAGATTTATCTGGAATGGAATTCTTACAGCTAAGAATGAGGTGTTTCAGGGTTATCGTTGGATTTTAGGTGATGGAAAGTCGATAAGGTGTACTCGAGACGCTTGGCTAgttagtaaaagtgattttaaAGTTGATCAATCCTGGACTTATGGTAACAACAACTTAGCAGTGGCTGACTTGTTCCAACCTAATGACAGGGCTTGGAATATCAGCAAAGTATCAGAGATGTTCTCTAGTGCTGACGCAGCCGTAGTTTTATCAACTAGAATTCCTTTTCTGCCTGCAGTTGACCGTTTGGCTTGGTCTAAAACATCTAACGGTAAATACTCGGTGAAAACAGGATATCAGCTGTGGCACTCTAGGAATGTTGGCACTGATTCTGTTTCTCAATCACCAGGTTGGAGCAAGCTTTGGAAGCTGGACCCCCCTCATAAAATGAAAACTTTTCTCTGGCGTGTCTGTAGAAATAATATCATGTGAGAAGTAGACTGAGTATGAAGGGTGTTCATCTGTCACTTGACTGCCCAATGTGCAATTTAGCTGTTGAGGATTTGGCTCATGTCTTTTTTAATTGTCCTTTTGTCTTGGCTTGCTGGCAATATGTGGGAATAAGTTTTTCTATGCAAGTAATATCCCATCTTGGCTTCTTACTAAATTAGAAACTGCGGATCAAGACCTTTTGGTAACAATTGCTAAAGTATTGTGGGGTGTGTGGTTTTTTCGTAACAAAAAGGTGTGGGAAGGTAGAGTAACAAATGCTATTGTTGTAATGGAGTAGAGTGCGAAGATGACCTTAGACTGGAAGGAAGCACAGAAGAAACGTGTTATTACAATGTCACCCAATATGAACTCTGTTACCCAAGAACTAGTTAAATGGAAAAAACCTGAAGCTGGAAGTTTAAAGCTTAATGTAGATGCTACAGTTTGCACATGTGATGACTCTTTTTCAATGGGGTTGGTTTTTCGAGATCATGCTGGTGTTTTTGTAGCTTGCAAAACAATAAGGCAACCTCCTATTGGTACAGTGGCCGAAGCTGAAGCTTTGGCCATTCTTGAAGGTCTTCATTGGCTTCTCACATTGCCTCATTATAGGGTATTTACTGAATCAGATTCCTTAACCAATGTCCGAACTCTGCAGTGTTCTCAGGATAACCTCCTAGAAGTTGGTCATATTTTGGATGCTTGCCGTATTATTCTTGATTCTAGAACAGGTTATTCGATTTCTTTTGTTAAAAGATAAGCGAATAGGGTTGCTCACTTAGTAGCTAGATTGCCCTGTACCATAAATTGTCAAAACGTGTTAATATTTCCTCCAGTTGTGTTGTTGGAAGCTCTCTCTATATATATGCTGGTGTATAAATTCAAACTAATATAATAGCACGTGCGAGTCAAGGACTATTTTCTAACAATATTGGAATTTCGCGTATAAAGGTTTAGAATTATGTGAGGATGGTGAAcattttgaaattttataatattGAAAAGTTTAGAATTTTAGGAGAATTAGAAGCTGAAGTTTGAATAATTTCGACCACATCTGAAGCAAAAATAATCGTGTCCTCACGAATTGAATTATTGCAATTCAGATAGACAGTGATTGTCAGGTTTTTTCAGTGACTTTTCATTTTTTCAGAAAAATGGtcaaattttgatatttttaaattgAGTAGATTATGTTGTTATGATCGAAATAAACCTAAATATGTTGGTTTCAATCAAAAATtgaataaatttattaattatgtATACATCTAagaatattttatttatccaTAATTGTTAACTTATTTGATTTTTTGTTGTCAATTTGGTCAaataactaaaatatataaattattttcttaaaattatattatgtatACGTTCTAACAATATAATTTTTATTGAATAAACACGCATTATAAATTTATTTGTGTATTTTTCGTATTAGTGTGAACTTGATTATTTGACATTGTTAATTAATTCTTACATATAATATCATAGATTTTAAGAATTCGATTACTTGAAAATATATTACATTATTTACTAAATACATGTTATgtcttaatttatttatattttttggtATAATGATTATCTTTATATGTTAGATATTGATCAAAATTATTATCTAAATTATAACTTTAATTAGTTAAAAATATATAGCTAACtaaatctatatatatatatatatatatatatatatatatatgaaggaAAAACAAGACTAAAAAATTTATTTCATGAACTAcaataggaagaagaaattttacTTTTTAGCGACACATATTAAGTGATTGATTAAAACATAAAAGACATAGTGTCATAGATGTATTGTACTGTTAGAATTAATGGGTAGATTGTGCTTCGATTCCCGCCAacaataattttttaattatgaTAGATACAGGGGCAAATTCATCATTTTACTGAAAATATGTTGGGATTTTATATATAAAAGAGATTTATATTATTCTTATGTACGATAATGGTAACTTAGTCTTAATTTCAATAAAGGGTGTTCACCTGTTAATTAAAGGTATGCCTTTTTCAATATTTATTACAAGTTAGATGTACTTTGGTAAAATAAAATCATATGCACAAGTCTTTTTCGATCTTGAATACTCTCTCTGTCCCTTTTCCGTTGTTATTTTTTTATCGGTCAAATAGAATAATTTTtgatcaaaaattaaaaattacacttataatatttaagaaaaaaacTGAAAGCTagatattaaattaaattaaatgtttttaattatattattttttattttatttaattataaaatattaataaaccTTGATCAAATTTCGATAAATTTGATTGCATAAAATGACTAATTTAAAAGCGACACGGGGTGCAATTTTTTGAAACAATCAAGTAAAGGATAATGTTTGGGGTACATAATTGTGTGTACAAAATTTTGTACATAATGATATGTGGTGGGTTTAATTGGAATGTACCCATATATTCACATCAACAAGCGCAATTAAAACACACCACATCAATTGTCATGTCATTCTGTACAAATTTTTTGTACAAAATTATGTACACATGACATTACTCGTAAATAAATTATGATATAAATACTTAAATTTCATCAAAGTGGCaccttatcttatttatttatagcCATAACCGATTCTAGAAACTATGCCATATAGTGCCCCCCAAGAAATGTTCGGTATGCACTAGTGGTAAGTAACGGTAAAGACCATACTAACCATAAATAAACCTTTTAAGGGATTTAGTGCATCACAGATTAAAGTTTGTACGAAGATATGATTCTTATGTTTAATACTCTTTCTTCACTACCATGATAAACCTTTTAAGGCATTCTAGGTGCTGCACTGACTGTAGTGTGTAATTTTGTCCGTAGAGAGTCGGGCTTTTTCAGTTAAGAAATCAAGTTTAGAACTTACTGTTTCCCTAAGAATGATTGAGAGCCATATCTTTGGCCAGTTGAAGATTCTCAATTCAATAATGCAAATCATAATAAAAGGAATACTAGCATTTCGTTTTTGCCTGCAAAAGTGAATAGAAGTATGGCTTGAATTCATCCTGTTGACGTTCTTAACTTCTTATGCATCATATATGCTGAAATAAGTTGATCAAAACAAGTTACGAAGATGAGATGCATTAACAAGTACAAACGTAATTTCTAATTTAGGTAAGTCACATTTTTTAATCAACTCTGAATCATCTCTCGACGCACCTAAAATCAAAAGAAATCACACACTGTAACATACATCAAAAGAAGTACTTTGTACTGGGGACAGTAGAAACGCGTACTCAAGCCAACAAAGAGATGTAGTTTTGATCAACCTTGTGCCTAAAGAAGTATTAAAACTCCTGGAACATGCTTTCAGGCATCTATACCATAATTACGTTGACATCAGTTATTCTAACATCTCGAAAATCCTGTGATTTCACCGAGTCTTATCATTATCAATAAATTACGTATTGTCATGTTGttcttgattttaaaaatgtCAATTTTGTTTTCCTAAGCATGTTTTGCtagtatttttataattttgtcGAACTACAAAAGTTTGAGATGTTCTGGTTGCATCTTGTGTACTACCAGTATCCAAGTACAAACTTTGCTGCTGTTTAAGTTCAGATAAAGTGGATGATAGTTATATAATTTACGGCACACCTAATAATGATTCTTATTAGCAGATTTATATAACAGTGATACAAGTACTTCATAAGTTTTTATGCCATCTTGACCCTTTCTTGAAGAAAACATGTTATTGTCTTCAAATCATGATTATTACTTGTTACTTAACTATGGTGCTCCAAACACCTTCTGTAATCTGTTGACTCGCAGAGGCTGATCTTTAAGAAACCTTACTGAAACTTCAGTACGAAAATCTAGACTGAAACACTGATATTTCTGCAACATCATGTCAGCTTCAAAAGATATAAGATGTGTGGAAAGTTGAACTGACCCAAACCATTGGATATTTCACCGAGTTACACTCAGCCAAACCAGCTCGCTCGAGTACCTTTTTGGCATAAGATGACTGGCGAATTTGTATGAAACCACAGCCTCGAACAACCTCTAATCCCACGTAATACGATAGCTTACCCAAATCAGACATATCAAATTCTCTACCCATCTCCCCCTTGAATTTGAGGATGTCTCAAATATTTGCCCCTGTGAAAATTAGATCATCTACGTAGACTCCAACAATCTGCGAACCAGCTCCATCACGTTTGATATACACGACATTTTCAAAAGGGCATTTGATAAATCCCAACGTTAATAAATACTGATTTAACCGTGCATACCATGCTCGTGGA encodes the following:
- the LOC141704393 gene encoding uncharacterized protein LOC141704393; its protein translation is MHRDKVSSSDGLTPAFSPEFLAYFRKQNACRLKDLRPIALCNVLYKILSKVLANRLERILPQIITENQAAFVPGDPLSPYLFLFCGEGLSLALSKAVAEETIHGMKKSGVFFGSNVRQDKHAAISSILGVNNDLQSGLYLGLPSLVGRSKKRVFDFIKERMWKRLQGWKAKKISRIGKIVLIKNVATTIPSYCMSSFLLPQSMCHDMEAQGIPSARFIWNGILTAKNEVFQGYRWILGDGKSIRCTRDAWLVSKSDFKVDQSWTYGNNNLAVADLFQPNDRAWNISKVSEMFSSADAAVVLSTRIPFLPAVDRLAWSKTSNGKYSVKTGYQLWHSRNVGTDSVSQSPETADQDLLVTIAKVLWGVWFFRNKKVWEGRVTNAIVVME
- the LOC141704394 gene encoding uncharacterized protein LOC141704394; translation: MTLDWKEAQKKRVITMSPNMNSVTQELVKWKKPEAGSLKLNVDATVCTCDDSFSMGLVFRDHAGVFVACKTIRQPPIGTVAEAEALAILEGLHWLLTLPHYRVFTESDSLTNVRTLQCSQDNLLEVGHILDACRIILDSRTGYSISFVKR